From the Polaribacter huanghezhanensis genome, the window ATTTTTCGGCAGTAATCAATCTAGTTTCTTCAACAACAGAAACTTGTTCGGCAATGTTTCTTAATTGCCTAATATTTCCGGGATATCGATAATTTATGAGTAAATTTATTGCGTTTTCCTCTAGTCTAATTGTTGGCATTCCGTATTTCTGAGCAAAATCTGCAGCAAATTTCCGAAACAATAAATGTATGTCTTCTTTGCGCTCTCTTAAAGGAGGTAAGGAAATTTCTATGGTACTTAATCTGTAAAATAAGTCTTCTCTAAATTTCCCTTTCTGAATGGCATTTGCCATTTTTAAGTTTGTAGCAGCAACAATTCTAACATTTGTTTTTTGTACTTGTGATGAACCCACTTTTATAAACTCACCATTTTCTAAAACACGCAATAATCTAACTTGAGTTGTTAAAGGCAACTCTCCAACTTCATCTAAAAAAATAGTTCCGCCATCGGCAACTTCAAAGTACCCTTTTCTACTTGCGGATGCTCCTGTAAATGCACCTTTCTCATGTCCAAATAATTCACTATCAATGGTTCCTTCCGGAATTGCACCACAGTTTACAGCAATATATTTTGCGTGTTTTCTGTGTGATAATTGATGGATGATTTTTGGAATATTTTCTTTACCAACTCCGCTTTCTCCTGTTACAAGTACAGAAATATCTGTAGGTGCAACTCTAACCGCTTTTTCTAAAGCACGATTTAAATGCAAGTCGTTTCCAATAATTCCGAAACGTTGTTTTATTACTTGTAAGTTTTCCATTTTTTTTATAGTTTTTAAAGTTGTAGGTTTAAAAGTTTATAAAGTCGTTTTCTTTACTTTTAAACTTTTAAACCTTCTAACTTTTTTACTAATAATTTAATTATTATCAGAATAATCAACTGCTGTTCCAATTAAAGTTGCAGAAGTACAATCTTCTACTTTTACATCAACAAAATCGCCTACTTTATAATGTTGTTTCGGAAAAACAATAACCATGTTTTGAGTATTTCTTGCTTTCCAATGTAAATTAGATTTTTTAGATTCTCCTTCAATTAAAAACTCTTCCGTTTTTCCTAAATGCTGTTTGGTTCTGTATAAACTATGTGCTCTTTGTAATTCAATAACTTCGGCTAATCTTCTTTTTTTAATTGCAAACGGAACATCATCTTCCATCTTTTTTGCAGCCAAAGTTCCTGGTCTTTCAGAATACGCAAACATATAACCGTAATCATATTTTACATATTCCATCAAACTCAATGTGTCTTGATGATCTTCTTCTGTTTCTCCACAAAAACCAATAATCATATCTTGAGATAAAGACATTTCTGGAACAATTTTAAGAACATTGTCAACTAATTGCATGTATTCTTCTCTTGTATGTTGTCTGTTCATGGCTTTCAACATTTTTGAGCTTCCACTTTGCACAGGCAAGTGTAAATATTTACACACATTTTTGTGTTTCGCCATCACATGAATTACATCTAAGCTCATATCCTGCGGATTAGAAGTAGAAAAACGAAAACGTGTTTTTGGAAAACGAGTTGCCGCCATATCTAACAGTTGAGCAAAATCAACAGCAGTTGCTTGCGCCATTTCTGATGCTTTCTTAAAATCTTTTTTCAATCCACCGCCATACCATAAATAACTATCTACATTTTGTCCAAGCAAGGTAATTTCTTTGTAATTCTGATCTATCATAGATTGAATTTCTTCTAAAATACTTTGCGGATCACGACTCCTTTCTCTTCCTCTGGTAAACGGAACCACACAAAAAGTACACATATTGTCGCAACCACGAGTTATCGATACAAATGCAGAAACTCCGTTGTTATTTAAACGCACAGGAGACACATCTCCGTAGGTTTCATCTTTCGATAAAATGACGTTTACGGCATCTCTACCAGCGTCTATTTCTTCTAGTAAATTGGGTAAATCTCTGTATGCATCTGGACCAACAACTAAATCAACAATTTTTTCTTCTTCTAAAAATTTTTCTTTTAAGCGTTCTGCCATGCAACCTAAAACACCAACTTTCATCTTAGGATTTATCTTTTTTACAGCATTGTATTTCTCTAAGCGTTTTCTAACAGTCAATTCTGCTTTTTCACGAATTGAGCAAGTGTTTACTAAAACCAAATCTGCTTCTTCAAGATTTTGAGTGGTGTTAAAGCCTTGTTCTGCAAGTATTGAAGCGACAATTTCACTGTCGTTCATATTCATTTGACAACCATAACTTTCTATAAAAAGTTTTTTGGTGTTTTCAGATTTGTGTTCTTTTACAAGTGCTTTTCCTTGTAAATTTTCATCAATTATCTTTTCAACTTGTTCCATATCCATTTTCAAAAATATGAGGCAAATATACAACCAAATTCTAAAAATTGTGACACATTGGCAGAAAATTAACGTTCCTTTTTAGGGTAAAAAGAGTTAAAAAGCAACAGTAAAATTTGAAATAAAAAAAAACTACCTACTTTTGCAAACTGAATTCACCTTTATGTATAAGGTGTAATTATTTTAAGAGAGAAGATTTTATGGCAAAGAATTTAGTAATAGTTGAGTCACCTGCAAAAGCAAAAACAATCGAAAAATTTCTTGGAAAAGATTTTCAAGTAGAATCTAGTTTTGGACACATTGCAGATTTACCATCCAAAGAATTAGGAATTAATGTAGAAGGCGATTTTATGCCAGAATATATTGTTTCGGACGATAAAAAAGCGGTTGTAAAAAAGCTAAAAGCATTGGCTAAAAAAGCAGATACTGTTTGGTTAGCGAGTGATGAAGATAGAGAGGGAGAAGCAATTGCGTGGCATTTAAAAGAGCAATTAAAGTTAAAAGATGAAAACACAAAACGTATTGTTTTTCATGAAATTACAAAAAACGCCATCTTAAAAGCAGTTGAAAACCCGAGAGATATTAACTACGATATGGTAAATGCGCAACAAGCACGTAGAGTTTTAGATAGATTAGTTGGGTATGAATTATCTCCGATTCTGTGGAGAAAAGTAAAAGGCGGATTATCTGCTGGTAGAGTTCAGTCTGTTGCGGTTCGTTTAATTGTAGAAAGAGAACGTAGCATTCAAGAGTTTGAAACTACAGCGCATTATAAAGTTGTTGCACAGTTTTCTAATGAGGAAGGAAAAACTTTTAAAGCATCAATTCCTAAAAACTTTGAAACTAGAGAAAAAGCAGAGGCGTTTTTAAAATCGTCTGCAATGGCAGATTTTACAATTGCAGATTTACAAAAAAAACCAGCAAAAAAATCTCCAGCTGCTCCATTTACAACATCAACATTACAACAAGAAGCATCAAGAAAACTTGGGTATCCTGTTGCAAAAACAATGCAAGTTGCACAACGTTTGTACGAAGCGGGTTTAATTACGTATATGAGAACAGATAGTTTAAACTTATCTGAAGATGCAAGAAAAGCTGCAAAAGAAGAAATTACAAAAAGCTACGGAGTTGAGTATAGCAAACCGAGAGTTTTTAAGACAAAAGCAAAAGGCGCACAAGAAGCGCACGAGGCAATTAGACCGACAGAAATGGATCGAAGTTCTGTAAATGTTGAATATGATCAAGATCGTTTGTATGATTTAATTTGGAAAAGAACCATTGCTTCTCAAATGAGTGATGCTAAATTAGAACGCACAAATGTTAAAATAGAAAACTCTAAAAACAGTAAAATATTTACTGCAAACGGAGAAATGATTCGGTTTGATGGATTCTTAAAAGTGTATTTAGAGGGTAATGACAATGATGATGAAGAACAAGCAGGAATGTTGCCAAATTTAAAAGTTGGCGAAGCATTGTCTTACGAATTTATCACAGCAACACAACGTTTTACAAGTCCGCCATACCGATTTACAGAAGCTTCATTAGTAAAGCAATTAGAAGAATTAGGAATTGGAAGACCATCAACATATGCACCAACAATTTCTACAGTGCAGCGAAGAGGTTATGTAGAAAAAGGAGAAACAGAAGGAGTTGAAAGAGAATACGAACAGTTTGTTTTAAAAACAGGAACAGTTGTAAGCAATTCTTTATCTGAAAAAACAGGTTCTGATAAAGGAAAATTAATTCCGACTGATATTGGAAATATTGTAACGGATTTTTTAGTTGCCAATTTTGCTAATATTTTAGATTTTGGATTTACTGCTAAAGTAGAATCATCTTTTGATGATATTTCTGACGGAGCAGAAGATTGGATCGAAATGATTAAAGGATTTTACAATGAGTTTCATCCAACAGTAACTTTTGTTTCTGAAAATGCTGAAAGAGAAAGCGGAGAACGTATTTTAGGAAAACATCCAGAATCAGGAAAAACAGTTTTGGTTCGTTTAGGGAAATTTGGAGCGATGGCTCAGATTGGGGATAGAGATGATGATGAAAAGTTGTTTGCAAGTTTACAGAAAGATCAAAATTTAGGAACAATCACCTTAAAAGAAGCTTTAGATTTATTTTTATTGCCAAAGAATTTAGGGACGTATGAAGAGGAAGAAGTAATTGTTTCTAACGGTAGATTTGGTCCTTATATTAAATTCGGAGCGATGTATGTTTCGCTTGATAGAGGAGAAAATCCAATGGAAGTTGATTTAGATAGAGCCACTGAGTTAATTGTTGCAAAGCAAAAAGCGGATGCGCCAATTGCAGAATATGAAAATTTACCTGTTCAAAAAGGAGTGGGAAGATTTGGGCCATTTATCAAATGGAATTCAATGTTTATCAACGTAAATAAAAAATACGATTATGATAATTTAACACATGACAATATCGTTGAATTAATTGAAGATAAGAAGCGTAAGGAGATAGAAAAAGTAATTCATAATTGGGAAGAAGCTGGGATTAGAGTTGAGAAAGCACGTTGGGGAAGATTCAATATTATCAAAGGAAAAGTGAAAATTGAATTACCAAAAACCACCAAAGCAGACGAGTTAACTTTAGAAGAAGTAGAAAAGATTATTGAAGCTAAGGCACCAAAGAAAAAAACAACACGTAAAAAAACGACTAAAAAGAAATAGCAATTGGTTATATTGCATTCCCTTAAAGGATAATTAAGTAAATGAACTTCGATTTTTTAATCCCTATAAAAGATACGATCATTGCTCACTTAGTGCTTCAATCTGCACAGAGTTTGGGTAGGAACATGCAAGTGCATTCAATCCAAAATGGCATTCCAGAATTAGAAGGTGTTCAAATTGCAATTTTTGGTGTTCAAGAAGATAGAAATGCAGTTGACAATATAAATTGTGGAGAAAATCTTTATGAAATTCGCAAACATTTGTATCAATTATTTCCAGGGAATTGGCATACTAAGATTGCAGATTTAGGAAATATTATCAAAGGAAATTCTGTAGAAGACACTTATTTTGCTGTCAGTTCATTAACAACATATTTAATTAAAAATAAAATAATTCCGATTATTATTGGAGGAAGTCAAGACATTACATACGCTAATTATAGAGCGTACGATTCTCTTGAACAAACCGTAAATCTAGTTTCTGTAGATAATAAATTTGATATAGAATCTGTAGAAGAAGGGTTAAATTCTCGATCGTACTTGAGTAAAATTATATTAGACAAACCAAATAATTTATTCAATTTTAGTAACATTGGTTATCAAACTTATTACAATTCGCAAGAAGAATTAGATTTGTTAAATAGTTTATTTTTTGACACCTATCGTTTAGGAGAGGTTAAAGATGTAACCGTTGTAGAACCAATAATGAGAGATGCAGATATTGTAAGTATTGATATAGGTTCAGTTCGTCAAAGCGATGCACCAGCAAATAACAACGCTTCTCCAAATGGATTTTACGGAGAAGAAATTTGTGCTATTTCTAGGTATGCAGGAATTAGCGATAAAGTAACATCATTTGGGATTTATGAATACAATTCCAAGTTCGATAACAACAATCAAACAGCACATTTAATTGCGCAAATGATTTGGTATTTTATTGAAGGTGTGAATTTTAGAGCTAAAGATTATCCTTTTTGCACAAAAAAAACGTATCAGAAATTTATTGTTTTAATAGAAAATGACGATCCAATTAATTTTTATAAAAGTGATAAAAGCGGAAGATGGTGGATGGAGATAAATATTAGTACAAATAATAAATACAAAAGACATGCGTTAATACCATGTACATATCAAGATTACCTTGAGGCAATTGAACAAAAAATACCGGAAAGGTGGTACAAAGCTTTAAGAAAATTAATGTAAAAACAAATATCGATTACAATACTACATATAGAAATATAAAGTATTAAAACGATTGGTTTTTATAAAAAAAAATAATAGGTTTACGAACTTTTTGAGGAAAGATTATATACATATGAAGAGAGTAGCATTATTTGCACTGATAGTAACCACAATTTATAGTTGTGGATCTAATGATAGGGGAGAATTAACAGGTGTTAGTTCTAAAAAGAAATGGTTCTCGGAAAAACCTATGGGAATGACATTAATTCCTGGTGGCTCATTTACGATGGGAAAGCAAGATGAAGATGTTATGGGGGCATTAAGTGCTCCAAGTCGTACAGTAACTGTACGTCCATTTTATATGGATGAAACAGAAATAACCAATAATGAATATAAACAGTTTGTATATTGGGTTAGAGATTCTGTTGTAAGAACAAAATTAGCATATAAAGCTGCCGAAGTGACCTTGCTTTCTGACGGAAATGCAGATGGAACACCTTTGAGTGGCGGAATTCATGACTTCGCATTTGTGGCAATTGATACAACAAATGCAACTCCATATTACAAATATATGCTAGAAAATTATTATGATATTGGTGGAGGATTAGATTCGTTAAGACCTTTAAAAAAAGACATTGATATTATTTGGAATAAAAATGAATATCCTGACGTAAATTATGTAGAAGTAATGGACTCATTATATATTAAAAAAGGTGAAGCAATAGATGGTAACAGAAGTTTTAATCCAAAGTTTTTAAATTATAGATATTTTTGGTTTGACAAAGAAGCTGCTTTAAAAAGAGGTGGAAATAGGAAGAATTTTTTACGTACAGAAACGCTAAATATTTATCCAGATACTACTGTTTGGATAAAAGATTTTAATTACTCTTACAATGATCCAATGCATCAAGACTACTTTTATCATCAAGCGTATGGAGACTATCCTGTGGTTGGTGTTAATTGGTATCAAGCAAGTGCTTTTTGTAATTGGAGAACAAAATATAAAAATGATTACCTTAGAACTAGAAAAAATACAATAGCAGTTCCCAATTTTAGACTTCCAACAGAGGCAGAATGGGAGTATGCGGCGCGTGGAGGATTAAATTTCGCAAAATATCCTTGGGG encodes:
- the miaB gene encoding tRNA (N6-isopentenyl adenosine(37)-C2)-methylthiotransferase MiaB, whose amino-acid sequence is MEQVEKIIDENLQGKALVKEHKSENTKKLFIESYGCQMNMNDSEIVASILAEQGFNTTQNLEEADLVLVNTCSIREKAELTVRKRLEKYNAVKKINPKMKVGVLGCMAERLKEKFLEEEKIVDLVVGPDAYRDLPNLLEEIDAGRDAVNVILSKDETYGDVSPVRLNNNGVSAFVSITRGCDNMCTFCVVPFTRGRERSRDPQSILEEIQSMIDQNYKEITLLGQNVDSYLWYGGGLKKDFKKASEMAQATAVDFAQLLDMAATRFPKTRFRFSTSNPQDMSLDVIHVMAKHKNVCKYLHLPVQSGSSKMLKAMNRQHTREEYMQLVDNVLKIVPEMSLSQDMIIGFCGETEEDHQDTLSLMEYVKYDYGYMFAYSERPGTLAAKKMEDDVPFAIKKRRLAEVIELQRAHSLYRTKQHLGKTEEFLIEGESKKSNLHWKARNTQNMVIVFPKQHYKVGDFVDVKVEDCTSATLIGTAVDYSDNN
- the gldK gene encoding gliding motility lipoprotein GldK, which codes for MKRVALFALIVTTIYSCGSNDRGELTGVSSKKKWFSEKPMGMTLIPGGSFTMGKQDEDVMGALSAPSRTVTVRPFYMDETEITNNEYKQFVYWVRDSVVRTKLAYKAAEVTLLSDGNADGTPLSGGIHDFAFVAIDTTNATPYYKYMLENYYDIGGGLDSLRPLKKDIDIIWNKNEYPDVNYVEVMDSLYIKKGEAIDGNRSFNPKFLNYRYFWFDKEAALKRGGNRKNFLRTETLNIYPDTTVWIKDFNYSYNDPMHQDYFYHQAYGDYPVVGVNWYQASAFCNWRTKYKNDYLRTRKNTIAVPNFRLPTEAEWEYAARGGLNFAKYPWGGPSITSDRGCFLANFKPVRGDYAVDGALYTMEGKSFNANDYGLYNMAGNVSEWTNSSYNMSSYYLGSTMNPNVEDRNNNKKIIRGGSWKDVAYFLEVSSRDYEYADTARSYIGFRTVQNYLGKIYGRNK
- a CDS encoding formimidoylglutamase produces the protein MNFDFLIPIKDTIIAHLVLQSAQSLGRNMQVHSIQNGIPELEGVQIAIFGVQEDRNAVDNINCGENLYEIRKHLYQLFPGNWHTKIADLGNIIKGNSVEDTYFAVSSLTTYLIKNKIIPIIIGGSQDITYANYRAYDSLEQTVNLVSVDNKFDIESVEEGLNSRSYLSKIILDKPNNLFNFSNIGYQTYYNSQEELDLLNSLFFDTYRLGEVKDVTVVEPIMRDADIVSIDIGSVRQSDAPANNNASPNGFYGEEICAISRYAGISDKVTSFGIYEYNSKFDNNNQTAHLIAQMIWYFIEGVNFRAKDYPFCTKKTYQKFIVLIENDDPINFYKSDKSGRWWMEINISTNNKYKRHALIPCTYQDYLEAIEQKIPERWYKALRKLM
- the topA gene encoding type I DNA topoisomerase, producing MAKNLVIVESPAKAKTIEKFLGKDFQVESSFGHIADLPSKELGINVEGDFMPEYIVSDDKKAVVKKLKALAKKADTVWLASDEDREGEAIAWHLKEQLKLKDENTKRIVFHEITKNAILKAVENPRDINYDMVNAQQARRVLDRLVGYELSPILWRKVKGGLSAGRVQSVAVRLIVERERSIQEFETTAHYKVVAQFSNEEGKTFKASIPKNFETREKAEAFLKSSAMADFTIADLQKKPAKKSPAAPFTTSTLQQEASRKLGYPVAKTMQVAQRLYEAGLITYMRTDSLNLSEDARKAAKEEITKSYGVEYSKPRVFKTKAKGAQEAHEAIRPTEMDRSSVNVEYDQDRLYDLIWKRTIASQMSDAKLERTNVKIENSKNSKIFTANGEMIRFDGFLKVYLEGNDNDDEEQAGMLPNLKVGEALSYEFITATQRFTSPPYRFTEASLVKQLEELGIGRPSTYAPTISTVQRRGYVEKGETEGVEREYEQFVLKTGTVVSNSLSEKTGSDKGKLIPTDIGNIVTDFLVANFANILDFGFTAKVESSFDDISDGAEDWIEMIKGFYNEFHPTVTFVSENAERESGERILGKHPESGKTVLVRLGKFGAMAQIGDRDDDEKLFASLQKDQNLGTITLKEALDLFLLPKNLGTYEEEEVIVSNGRFGPYIKFGAMYVSLDRGENPMEVDLDRATELIVAKQKADAPIAEYENLPVQKGVGRFGPFIKWNSMFINVNKKYDYDNLTHDNIVELIEDKKRKEIEKVIHNWEEAGIRVEKARWGRFNIIKGKVKIELPKTTKADELTLEEVEKIIEAKAPKKKTTRKKTTKKK
- a CDS encoding sigma-54 interaction domain-containing protein, giving the protein MENLQVIKQRFGIIGNDLHLNRALEKAVRVAPTDISVLVTGESGVGKENIPKIIHQLSHRKHAKYIAVNCGAIPEGTIDSELFGHEKGAFTGASASRKGYFEVADGGTIFLDEVGELPLTTQVRLLRVLENGEFIKVGSSQVQKTNVRIVAATNLKMANAIQKGKFREDLFYRLSTIEISLPPLRERKEDIHLLFRKFAADFAQKYGMPTIRLEENAINLLINYRYPGNIRQLRNIAEQVSVVEETRLITAEKLIQYLPNNQGNLPAVIGNSGSSNSDFANERDIMYKILFDMRNDINDLKRLTLDILKNDDIDDLQEENHKLLEKIYKEQHGTSNVEVVQISKSTSTDNDGRYDFIETIEEDESLSLQDKEVEMIKKSLEKNNNKRKLAAKELGISERTLYRKIKQYDL